ATGCTGATTAACTTTCAGATGCAAAGCTTGGGCCGAAAGTGGCCAGAAATGTCAGGAGGAACGCCCAACTATACGGCGCGGCTGCTGAACAAGTATCCCTGGTTGGGTAGGTATGGGGCGATTGGATACTTTTTTAGTTGGTTATCGGTGCCAACGCTCAACGCCCTGATCCTCACAGCCCTGATCCAAGCCAACCTGAAACCATTAGGGATTTCATGTCCTGAGATACTCCTCAAAATTGGGTTTACGGTACTCGCCTTTATTGTGGCGTTTAGTGGCACCCGCGCCTTGAGTATCCTGCATTTATGTTTCGTTCTACCCGCTACCGGATTCCTCTTAGTTTTTTGCACTCAAGGCATCGGCTGGTTATTACTATCCCCAGATAGCCCCGGCTTTTTTCCCGACAGTTGGCCTAGCTTTTCCTTGGTTGAATGGGCCAAATGGTCCTTTTTCGCCGTGTACGCTGCTTACTCCTGTGAAACTGCTGCCTCATTTGTCGCTGATAGCCAACGACCTGGGGAGACTTTGCGGTTTCTGAGCTTTGTGGCTTGGCTGATTCCTATTCCCTATCTAGCCGGTTCCTGGGTACTGATGCGCTTGGCAACAGAACCGGGCTTAAAAGACGACACCTTCTTAAACCTATTATCCGCAGCTAAAATCTTCTGGGGGCCGTGGGCCTCATTTCTGGTGACACTTTTGATCGTCGCAGGCTGCCTCCTAAGTTCCGCCACAGCGGTTTCTAACACTCCCCGCGTTTTGTACCAACTTGCCTTGGACGGACACATATCGCCAGTATTCGGTGTTGTCTCCCCACGCGGTGTGCTCGGCCCTGCCCTGTTGCTGACGTTCTTGCTCAGTCTCATCTGTCTAGCTTGGGGAGATACCGCGCGTTTAATAATGGTGGCCGCTAGTGCTGGGATGAGCGCCTTTACAATAGCCCATTTGGCGCTATGGCTGCGTCGGGATAGGCCAGAAGTGCTATGGCCTTGGTGGTCTGGAGGCTTTTTCCTGGTGGAAACTTTTGTCCTGATTGTTGGGGGCTTGGCTTGGAACTGGCAAGACCTGCTAATCGGACTGCTTTTGCCGATCGCTATTTTGGCAGTGGATGCTGCGATCCGTCACATTGCATTTCCCCCCTTCCATCCTGCGTGGTGGATTAAGCTTTATCGGGGGCAGTCCTACAGGATAAGCAAGGATTTTGTGGCGCTTCAGGTAGGCATCCTGATCTTTTTGATCTGTAGCACTGCCGCGATCGCCTGGGTGATTAGAGCCACGTTAGACGGACTTCCAGGCGATGCTGCTAATAATCTCTTGATTGTTCTGGTGATGACCGTAGGCTTTGTCGGGGTGGGCGTTGCCACCTGGACGAGTTTACCCCAGGTCGTCTCCATGAACGAAGCACGAGAAGGAGCAGAACAACTCTTTACCATTGCCCTAGATGCGATCGTGGTGCTGGATGAAACTGGAGTGATTCGTCAGACTAATCCCGCTGCTGAAAGCGTTTTCGGAATCGACACCACTGGGCTCATAGGGCATCCCCTGAACAAACTACTTCCCGGATTGGCTTTTGGGCCCGATCAGTGGCCCAGCCGCAGCGAACAAACTCTTAACCAACCCGATCGCGACTCGCGTATCCTCGAAGTTGCCATCTCCGACCGATTCTCTCAAAATGCTTCGCTTTCAAATCAAGGTATGCAAGAATATGTGGTAATTCTGCGCGACATTAGCGATCGCAAGCAAGCCCAAGAATCTCTACAAAAAGCTAATGAGGAACTAGAAATCAAAGTTGAGAATCGTACATCTGAACTTACCCATACTGTGCAGCAATTGCAGAATGAAATTGAAGAGCGCCAGCAGATAGAAGAAAATCTCAAGGCTATGCAAAATCAGATTGTTGTCCAAGAAAAACTAGCTTCTCTGGGCAGTTTAACAGCAGGGATTGCCCACGAAATCAGAAACCCCTTAAACTTTGTCAACAATTTCTCAGAACTTTCTGCTGAATTAACCGAAGAACTGTTTGAAAAAATTGAACATCAAGCAGACCGTTTAGATCCGGCAACCAGTGAGGATATTGCCGAGTTATTAACCGATCTCAAAGCCAACCTAAAAAAAATCACTCAACACGGTCAAAGAGCCGATAAAATCGTTGGTAATATGCTTTTGCATTCCAGGGGACAAAGTGGCCAGTGGGAAGCCACAGATATCAATAGTTTATTGGCAGAATATATCAATCTAGCCTATCACGGTATGCGAGCCAAGGAAGCTGCTTTTAACATTACCATAGAAACCGACTACGACAATGACATAGGCGAAATAGATGTCGTGCCACAAGACATCGGTCGGGTTTTTCTTAACATTATTAGCAATGCTTGCTATGCAGCCTATAAAAAGAAACAAGAAATGGGAGAAGAATTTTCACCGGTGCTTGACGTGAGAACTCGAAATCTTGGTGACGCGATTGAAATCCGCATTCGCGATAATGGCCAAGGGATAAAACCAGAGGTACTCGATAAAATTTTTAATCCCTTTTTTACTACAAAGCCACCAGCCGAAGGTACTGGTCTAGGTCTTTCTATCAGTCAGGATGTTATTGTCCAGCAACATCGAGGAGAACTAAAAGTCGAAACAGAAGTAGGAGATTACACAGAGTTTATAATCATCTTGCCCAAAAAAGTAGCCAAAGTTAAGGAGTTAAAAAAATGAAAGTAATGGTAGTAGACGATGAGGAAGATATCCAGTCACTGTTCAAGCAGAAATTTAGGAAAGAAATCAAAGCAGGGCAAATTGAATTTCATTTTGCCCTGTCAGCAGAGACTGCATTAGAATACTTAGAAAACGATGATGAAGCCTCTATTGTCTTAATTTTGTCTGATATTAATATGCCAGGTATGAATGGGCTAGAACTGCTCAAAATTCTAAAAGAAAAGTTTACCGATTTAAAAGTTTTTATGATCACCGCTTATGGAGATGAGAAAAATTACCAAACAGCAATAGCTTACGGAGCTGATGACTATATTACTAAGCCTGTTAATTTTGACGTTCTCAAAAATAAAATAATCAATTTGGAGTAAATTTATAATTAATATGTCAGCAAAAATACTGTTTGTAGATGATGAACCAGATTTAGAATCTCTAATTTCCCAGAAATTTAGAAAAAAGATCCGCACGGAAGAATGGCAGCTTTTTTTTGCTAATAATGGCGTAAAAGCGCTGGAAAAATTCAAAGAGCACCCGGATCTAGATATGATAGTGACTGACCTTAATATGCCTGAAATGGATGGTCTGACTTTACTCTCTCAACTTAATCAGATAGACCTCCAACTCAAAATAGTCGTTATATCAGCCTATAGCGACATGAAAAATATAAGAAATGCAATGAACTTCGGTGCCTTTGACTTTCTAACCAAACCGATAGATTTTCATGATCTAGAAATTACCATCTACAAAACGCTGCGCGACGTACAAAACTTAAAAGAAAACCAGCGCTTGCGGGAGTCAGAAGCTTGCGCTAGAGAAGAATCTCAGCATTTACAGAACTGTATGCAAGACCTAAAAAAGACCCAAGCTCAACTTATTCAGACCGCAAAAATGTCTTCTTTGGGTCAAGTGGTTGCGGGGATTGCCCATGAAATCAACAACCCCGTCAACTTTATCTACGGCAATATCAGCCACGTCAGTGATTATATCAAAAACCTACTGCACCTGCTGCATCTCTATCAGCAGCAGTACACTCCTCCCACTTCTGAGATTAAAACTGAAATCGAAGCCATAGATTTGGAATTTATGATAGCAGATTTACCCCAAATTCTGGCTTCAATGAAAGGGGGTGTTGACCGGATTCAGAAGATTGTTTTATCTTTGCGTAACTTCTCAAGGTTAGATGAAGCTAACATAAAGTCTGTTGACATTCACGAGGGGATTAAAAGCAGCCTGATGATTTTGCATAATCAACTTCAAACAATGGCAGCGCGTCCAGAGATTCAAGTGATAGAGGAGTACAGCACTCTGCCTTTAGTCGAATGCTATGCTGGAGAACTCAACCAGGTGTTTATCAACATCCTTTATAATGCGATTGATGCTTTGAATGAGTGCAACAAACAACGGTCACTAGATGACATCCGCGCTTGCCCGCTCGCCATTACTATTCGCACTTT
Above is a window of Argonema galeatum A003/A1 DNA encoding:
- a CDS encoding ATP-binding protein, giving the protein MTLEIRHEPGNGYPTGQSEPSLGREHNKRSLMRLQPTLTTLETWGFGLTGPLIWISAAPAIHAALGPQAIFVWLPATIVGMLINFQMQSLGRKWPEMSGGTPNYTARLLNKYPWLGRYGAIGYFFSWLSVPTLNALILTALIQANLKPLGISCPEILLKIGFTVLAFIVAFSGTRALSILHLCFVLPATGFLLVFCTQGIGWLLLSPDSPGFFPDSWPSFSLVEWAKWSFFAVYAAYSCETAASFVADSQRPGETLRFLSFVAWLIPIPYLAGSWVLMRLATEPGLKDDTFLNLLSAAKIFWGPWASFLVTLLIVAGCLLSSATAVSNTPRVLYQLALDGHISPVFGVVSPRGVLGPALLLTFLLSLICLAWGDTARLIMVAASAGMSAFTIAHLALWLRRDRPEVLWPWWSGGFFLVETFVLIVGGLAWNWQDLLIGLLLPIAILAVDAAIRHIAFPPFHPAWWIKLYRGQSYRISKDFVALQVGILIFLICSTAAIAWVIRATLDGLPGDAANNLLIVLVMTVGFVGVGVATWTSLPQVVSMNEAREGAEQLFTIALDAIVVLDETGVIRQTNPAAESVFGIDTTGLIGHPLNKLLPGLAFGPDQWPSRSEQTLNQPDRDSRILEVAISDRFSQNASLSNQGMQEYVVILRDISDRKQAQESLQKANEELEIKVENRTSELTHTVQQLQNEIEERQQIEENLKAMQNQIVVQEKLASLGSLTAGIAHEIRNPLNFVNNFSELSAELTEELFEKIEHQADRLDPATSEDIAELLTDLKANLKKITQHGQRADKIVGNMLLHSRGQSGQWEATDINSLLAEYINLAYHGMRAKEAAFNITIETDYDNDIGEIDVVPQDIGRVFLNIISNACYAAYKKKQEMGEEFSPVLDVRTRNLGDAIEIRIRDNGQGIKPEVLDKIFNPFFTTKPPAEGTGLGLSISQDVIVQQHRGELKVETEVGDYTEFIIILPKKVAKVKELKK
- a CDS encoding response regulator — encoded protein: MKVMVVDDEEDIQSLFKQKFRKEIKAGQIEFHFALSAETALEYLENDDEASIVLILSDINMPGMNGLELLKILKEKFTDLKVFMITAYGDEKNYQTAIAYGADDYITKPVNFDVLKNKIINLE
- a CDS encoding response regulator — its product is MSAKILFVDDEPDLESLISQKFRKKIRTEEWQLFFANNGVKALEKFKEHPDLDMIVTDLNMPEMDGLTLLSQLNQIDLQLKIVVISAYSDMKNIRNAMNFGAFDFLTKPIDFHDLEITIYKTLRDVQNLKENQRLRESEACAREESQHLQNCMQDLKKTQAQLIQTAKMSSLGQVVAGIAHEINNPVNFIYGNISHVSDYIKNLLHLLHLYQQQYTPPTSEIKTEIEAIDLEFMIADLPQILASMKGGVDRIQKIVLSLRNFSRLDEANIKSVDIHEGIKSSLMILHNQLQTMAARPEIQVIEEYSTLPLVECYAGELNQVFINILYNAIDALNECNKQRSLDDIRACPLAITIRTFLLEENSRVVIQIRDNGLGMTADVKDRIFEPFFTTKPVGEGTGLGLYISYQIVQEKHGGALKCFSEEGQGAEFWIEIPIRQTKAELDLL